The following are encoded together in the Flavobacterium haoranii genome:
- a CDS encoding OmpA family protein gives MKTIYSILFLLFYCVGFSQAAQLASANRKYEKYSYVDAIEIYEKVAEKGYKSAELFKRLGNAYYFNGGIDKASKWYKDLFDLNEEVEPEYYFRYSQTLKSQGKYDEADKYMSKFYELTNDSRGEKYSKNKDYLKNIEALSGKYTVDEINLNSEYSDFGPAFFGKSLVFSSSRETGAVSSKVNRWTNQNNRDLYIAEMQDSKNFSEAKNFSEEVNTKFNESTPVFTKDGKTMYFTRNNFNDGKKGKDDDKSTLIKIYKAELIEGKWDNIKELPFNSDQYSCAHPSLSDDERTLYFASDMPGGFGNSDIYKVSVNGGSVGTPENLGNSINTEGRETFPFISPDNKTLYFASDGQLGLGGLDIFESKLVNNSFEKPVNLARPINSPMDDFGLIVNKDNVGYFSSNRNGGKGFDDIYAFTICMQRLHGTITDVDTKELLSNSKVELFDENINKISETFSKEEAKYSFNVDCNTKYIIRVSKEDYDTTEQQVTTNKENGETELNIALKRYKFPIEEGTDLAKIFDISIIYFDLDKWNIRPDAAKDLQKIVEVMKQYPDMQVSIRSHTDSRQTHKYNELLSDRRAKSTLEFMVKNGIERERLTAKGFGETELVNNCSDGVPCSEEEHQKNRRSEFIVLKMN, from the coding sequence ATGAAAACAATATATTCAATACTATTCTTACTATTTTATTGTGTAGGTTTTTCACAAGCTGCTCAATTAGCGTCGGCAAACAGAAAATATGAAAAATATTCTTATGTAGATGCAATCGAAATTTATGAAAAAGTAGCCGAAAAAGGTTATAAATCGGCTGAACTTTTCAAAAGACTTGGAAATGCATATTATTTTAATGGCGGAATTGATAAGGCTTCAAAATGGTACAAAGATTTATTTGACTTAAATGAAGAAGTTGAGCCAGAATATTACTTTAGATATTCTCAAACTTTAAAATCTCAAGGAAAATATGATGAAGCTGATAAATACATGTCTAAATTTTATGAATTAACAAATGATTCTAGAGGTGAAAAATATTCTAAAAATAAAGATTACCTAAAAAACATAGAGGCACTTTCTGGAAAATATACTGTTGATGAAATCAATTTAAATTCGGAATATTCAGATTTTGGGCCAGCGTTTTTTGGAAAATCATTAGTTTTTTCTTCTTCGAGAGAAACTGGAGCAGTATCTTCTAAAGTTAATCGATGGACAAATCAAAATAACAGAGATTTATACATCGCAGAAATGCAGGACAGTAAAAATTTCTCTGAAGCTAAAAATTTCTCGGAAGAAGTAAATACAAAATTCAACGAATCAACTCCTGTTTTTACAAAAGATGGTAAAACAATGTATTTTACACGAAATAATTTTAATGATGGTAAAAAAGGAAAAGATGATGATAAAAGTACTCTTATTAAAATTTATAAAGCCGAATTAATTGAAGGAAAATGGGATAATATAAAAGAACTTCCATTCAACAGCGATCAATATAGTTGTGCACATCCATCGTTAAGTGATGATGAAAGAACACTTTATTTTGCTTCCGATATGCCAGGAGGATTTGGTAACTCAGATATTTATAAAGTTAGTGTTAATGGTGGTTCAGTTGGAACTCCAGAAAATTTAGGAAATTCAATAAATACAGAAGGTAGAGAAACTTTTCCTTTTATTTCTCCTGATAACAAAACCTTATATTTTGCTTCAGACGGACAATTAGGATTAGGTGGTTTAGATATTTTTGAATCTAAACTTGTGAATAATTCGTTTGAAAAACCTGTTAATTTAGCTCGACCAATTAATAGTCCAATGGATGATTTTGGTTTAATCGTTAATAAGGACAACGTTGGCTATTTTTCTTCAAATAGAAATGGCGGAAAAGGATTTGATGATATTTATGCGTTCACAATTTGTATGCAACGTCTTCATGGAACCATTACAGATGTTGATACAAAAGAATTGCTATCAAATTCTAAAGTGGAATTATTTGATGAAAATATTAATAAAATTTCCGAAACATTTTCAAAAGAGGAAGCTAAATATTCATTTAATGTTGATTGTAACACAAAATACATTATAAGAGTTTCTAAAGAAGATTATGATACTACTGAACAACAAGTTACAACTAACAAAGAAAATGGAGAAACTGAATTAAATATTGCTTTAAAAAGATATAAATTCCCAATTGAGGAAGGAACTGATTTAGCTAAAATATTTGATATCAGTATTATATATTTTGATTTAGATAAATGGAATATTCGACCAGATGCTGCTAAAGATCTTCAAAAAATTGTTGAAGTAATGAAACAATATCCAGATATGCAGGTTTCGATTAGATCACATACTGATAGTAGACAAACCCACAAGTATAACGAATTGTTATCGGATAGAAGAGCAAAATCTACTCTTGAGTTTATGGTTAAAAACGGAATTGAGAGAGAAAGATTAACAGCGAAAGGATTTGGTGAAACGGAATTAGTGAATAACTGTTCAGACGGTGTTCCCTGCTCGGAAGAGGAACACCAAAAGAACCGTCGTAGTGAATTTATTGTATTGAAAATGAATTAG
- a CDS encoding PorP/SprF family type IX secretion system membrane protein, with amino-acid sequence MKTIYILIITVFTQLLCFAQQDSQYTQYMYNTVNINPAYAGSRESLTMFLLHRTQWVGLDGAPVTNNVSAHTPIGDSNFGVGLSFVNDRIGPVDENAISADLAYFIQISENYKLSVGLKGTANLFNLDVNKLNPQDQTDPKFQNLDTKFSPNIGAGVYLFSDKTYVGLSSPNFFETNRYNDNDVTVTKEKMHFYLIAGHVFDLSPSIKFKPALLAKAVDGAPLQADVTANFLIHEKFTIGAAYRWDAAVSGLVGFQITPTLFAGYGYDMETTKLRNYNSGSHEIFLRFEIFSNNRVADPRFF; translated from the coding sequence ATGAAAACAATATATATATTAATCATCACAGTTTTTACTCAATTATTGTGCTTTGCTCAACAAGATTCTCAGTACACACAATATATGTATAACACTGTAAATATAAATCCTGCATATGCTGGTTCTAGAGAATCATTAACTATGTTCTTACTTCATAGAACACAATGGGTAGGATTAGACGGTGCTCCAGTTACTAATAATGTTTCTGCGCATACACCAATTGGAGATTCAAATTTTGGAGTTGGACTTTCATTTGTAAATGATAGAATTGGTCCAGTTGATGAAAATGCTATTTCAGCAGATTTAGCATATTTTATTCAAATTTCTGAAAATTATAAACTTTCTGTTGGATTAAAAGGAACGGCAAATTTATTTAATCTTGATGTTAACAAATTAAATCCTCAAGACCAAACAGATCCAAAGTTTCAAAATTTAGACACTAAATTTTCTCCAAATATTGGTGCCGGTGTTTACTTATTTTCAGATAAAACTTATGTAGGATTATCATCGCCTAATTTCTTTGAAACCAATCGTTATAATGACAATGATGTGACTGTAACCAAAGAAAAAATGCACTTTTATTTAATTGCTGGACATGTATTTGATCTTAGTCCAAGTATAAAATTTAAGCCTGCATTATTAGCAAAAGCTGTAGATGGAGCTCCGTTACAAGCCGATGTAACTGCCAATTTTTTAATTCATGAAAAATTTACAATTGGTGCAGCTTATAGATGGGATGCTGCAGTAAGCGGATTAGTTGGTTTCCAAATTACTCCTACTCTTTTTGCAGGATATGGTTACGATATGGAAACTACAAAACTGAGAAACTATAACTCGGGTTCACATGAAATCTTTTTACGATTTGAAATATTTAGTAATAACAGAGTCGCAGATCCAAGATTCTTCTAA